From a single Oceaniferula flava genomic region:
- the proC gene encoding pyrroline-5-carboxylate reductase, whose translation MKIGLIGCGRMGGALIEGAITAGLVASSDVLLSSRSKESAQTLADKCGAVVAENNSQVARESDLVLLGCKPYQIIDILNEISAELPGDTCLVSVAAGITLQSMEGASPEGTRIIRAMPNTPSLIGMGATGISKGSHATDADIAIAQKLLGSVGIVLETREDQLDAVTGVSGSGPAYVYTFIEELAAQGVKEGLDADDALQLATQTVIGAARMVEQSPMSPAELRNQVTSPGGTTLAGLKALTDSGFEKSVATGVAAAAARSREIAAES comes from the coding sequence ATGAAGATTGGACTGATTGGCTGCGGCCGCATGGGAGGAGCATTGATTGAAGGCGCAATTACAGCAGGCTTAGTCGCCTCCAGTGACGTGCTACTGAGTAGCCGAAGCAAGGAGTCAGCACAAACATTAGCCGATAAATGCGGTGCCGTGGTGGCTGAAAACAACAGCCAAGTCGCCCGTGAAAGCGATCTCGTGCTGCTCGGCTGCAAACCTTACCAAATCATCGATATTCTTAACGAGATTTCAGCCGAACTACCTGGAGATACCTGCCTGGTCTCGGTCGCCGCCGGCATCACCCTCCAGAGCATGGAAGGCGCCAGCCCAGAGGGCACACGCATTATCCGGGCCATGCCGAACACCCCATCGCTCATCGGAATGGGAGCCACCGGCATCAGCAAAGGAAGCCATGCCACCGATGCGGACATTGCCATTGCCCAGAAACTTCTCGGTTCGGTCGGCATCGTTTTGGAAACCCGCGAAGACCAGCTTGATGCAGTCACTGGAGTGTCCGGCAGCGGTCCAGCCTATGTTTACACCTTCATCGAAGAACTGGCTGCGCAGGGAGTGAAAGAAGGCCTCGATGCCGATGACGCACTGCAGCTCGCCACCCAAACCGTCATTGGCGCCGCCCGAATGGTGGAACAATCACCGATGTCCCCTGCCGAACTTCGCAACCAGGTCACTTCACCCGGTGGCACCACCCTGGCAGGCTTGAAGGCATTGACTGACAGTGGTTTCGAGAAAAGCGTCGCCACCGGAGTGGCAGCCGCAGCGGCTAGATCGCGTGAGATTGCCGCGGAATCTTGA
- a CDS encoding lysophospholipid acyltransferase family protein yields MKTIYWFCYRLWQKCFVCFFAYRVIGKEKLVTDGPVLIASNHESFLDPPLVGIAYEQEVYYLARKTLFRGFGAWLYPRLNSIPVDQERPDMTSLKTIIKLLRQGNQVVVFPEGARTLDGKLQKAEAGTGLIVAKSKAVVQPVRIFGARKALPRGSSKMNFCPITLVVGDPISFTPEELKAKGRDDYQKISDKIMAEIAKLEM; encoded by the coding sequence ATGAAAACGATCTACTGGTTCTGTTACCGTCTTTGGCAGAAGTGCTTTGTGTGCTTTTTTGCTTATCGCGTGATTGGCAAAGAGAAATTGGTCACCGATGGCCCGGTGCTCATCGCATCGAACCATGAAAGCTTCCTCGATCCGCCGCTGGTGGGGATCGCATATGAACAAGAGGTCTACTACCTGGCTCGCAAAACCTTGTTCCGTGGCTTTGGGGCCTGGCTCTATCCTCGACTCAATTCCATCCCGGTGGATCAAGAGCGTCCGGACATGACCAGCCTGAAAACGATCATCAAGCTACTCAGACAGGGGAATCAAGTGGTGGTCTTTCCTGAAGGGGCTCGCACCTTGGACGGCAAGCTCCAGAAAGCTGAAGCAGGAACCGGTTTGATTGTGGCGAAAAGTAAGGCGGTGGTTCAGCCGGTTCGTATTTTCGGCGCCCGCAAAGCGCTTCCACGAGGTTCTAGCAAGATGAATTTCTGCCCGATCACATTGGTCGTGGGCGATCCGATTAGCTTCACCCCGGAAGAGCTCAAGGCCAAGGGACGTGACGATTACCAGAAGATCTCAGATAAGATCATGGCAGAAATTGCCAAATTGGAGATGTAA
- a CDS encoding TolC family protein, with the protein MKLNQAQAIARRYSVCGLATLLIGCVGKPPASSIGKVAGVAPGSWSATQQAKAGVDDNWVSRFGDSRLNGLVREALSQNHDMRIAAERVYRAAEAAKISDATSRPQVGLSADGTRQKVNYVGFPFGGAFISNSFGVEMSVDWEPDIWGSARAGKSAALAEWQAGGQDYRAARASLAAQVCKAWFALAEANEQVALAKEALAIRKKTETAVRERFERNLIEEGGSASQLRLAQTDVASAKADLSGQQGDLESARRQLELLVGRYPAGKISGSVRMPRVPSSPPSGLPSELLLRRPDIIAAERRYSGTIKRVKEAKLSVFPSFKLTGTSGTTTSSLGQILNSDFGVWSLGSSIALPVLTGGRVTSEIRSRRSNQREALATLHKTVLEAFGEVEKALAAERWLKRREAEMAEAVTLAKDAAQAADDDFRDGNGDALTLFSAQTRRIQLQSQYASLRRVRLTNRVDLHLALGGGFKVSP; encoded by the coding sequence ATGAAATTGAATCAGGCTCAGGCGATAGCTCGTCGTTATTCAGTCTGTGGTCTGGCCACATTATTGATAGGTTGCGTGGGGAAACCACCGGCTTCTTCGATCGGAAAAGTCGCAGGCGTAGCTCCCGGGAGTTGGTCGGCGACCCAACAGGCGAAGGCAGGTGTTGATGACAACTGGGTTTCCCGTTTTGGCGACAGCCGACTAAATGGGCTTGTGCGCGAGGCCTTGTCGCAAAACCACGACATGCGCATTGCTGCGGAGCGTGTTTATCGTGCTGCCGAGGCGGCTAAAATCTCCGATGCCACCTCGCGCCCGCAGGTGGGGCTGAGTGCTGATGGCACGCGCCAGAAAGTGAACTACGTCGGCTTTCCCTTTGGCGGTGCGTTTATTTCCAACTCCTTTGGGGTGGAGATGTCGGTTGATTGGGAACCGGATATCTGGGGCAGTGCCAGAGCGGGGAAATCGGCGGCCTTGGCCGAGTGGCAGGCGGGCGGACAGGATTACCGTGCCGCCCGCGCATCGCTCGCTGCGCAGGTGTGCAAGGCATGGTTTGCACTGGCCGAGGCCAACGAACAGGTGGCGCTGGCGAAAGAAGCGCTGGCCATCCGGAAGAAGACAGAAACGGCGGTGCGTGAGCGCTTCGAGCGGAATTTGATCGAGGAAGGTGGCTCGGCATCCCAGCTGAGACTGGCTCAAACCGATGTCGCCTCGGCAAAGGCGGACTTGTCCGGACAGCAGGGGGATCTGGAATCGGCACGGAGGCAGCTTGAGTTGTTAGTCGGGCGTTATCCCGCAGGAAAAATCTCCGGTAGCGTGCGTATGCCGCGGGTGCCATCGAGCCCACCTTCCGGGCTACCATCGGAGCTCTTGCTGCGTCGTCCGGATATCATCGCAGCCGAGCGCCGCTACTCCGGCACCATCAAACGAGTTAAAGAAGCCAAGCTCTCCGTCTTTCCCAGTTTCAAACTCACAGGCACGAGTGGCACAACCACCTCCTCCCTGGGGCAGATTCTCAACAGTGATTTTGGTGTGTGGTCGCTCGGCTCAAGCATTGCCTTGCCGGTGCTGACGGGGGGACGAGTCACGTCGGAAATCCGCAGTCGGCGGTCTAACCAACGTGAAGCATTGGCGACCTTGCACAAGACGGTGCTGGAAGCATTCGGCGAGGTGGAAAAAGCCCTGGCCGCGGAACGTTGGCTGAAACGTCGCGAGGCCGAAATGGCCGAGGCTGTGACCCTGGCCAAGGATGCCGCGCAAGCTGCCGATGACGATTTTCGCGATGGCAATGGTGACGCCCTGACTCTTTTCTCCGCCCAGACGCGCCGCATCCAGCTGCAGTCTCAATATGCTTCTCTGCGCCGAGTGCGCCTGACCAATCGGGTCGATCTCCACCTCGCCCTGGGCGGTGGTTTTAAAGTTTCCCCCTAA
- the cmk gene encoding (d)CMP kinase, producing MSDSSNFAVAIDGPAASGKSTVARRLAERLGLIMINTGAMYRAIAWATIENEVDAADSAAVLAMLDKLEVTCGVKDGTSTILIDGTDPGDALREDAVNSRVSTVAAIPEVRHLLVEKQREYLKLGSLVMEGRDIGSVVFPDTPYKIYIDASEEVRLARRSAEGLTDVVSKRDEEDSKRKTSPLVVAEGATVIDSSEMDIDEVVEAALATLRTQGMND from the coding sequence ATGTCCGATAGTTCAAACTTCGCCGTCGCCATCGACGGCCCTGCAGCCTCTGGAAAAAGCACGGTCGCTCGTCGGCTGGCCGAGCGCTTAGGTCTGATTATGATTAACACCGGCGCGATGTATCGTGCCATTGCCTGGGCGACCATCGAGAATGAGGTGGACGCGGCAGATAGTGCTGCGGTGCTTGCCATGTTAGATAAGCTTGAGGTCACCTGCGGAGTGAAGGATGGCACATCCACCATCCTGATCGACGGCACCGACCCAGGCGATGCCCTGCGCGAGGACGCGGTGAATTCCCGTGTCTCCACGGTGGCGGCGATCCCTGAAGTTCGTCATCTGTTAGTGGAGAAACAGCGTGAGTATCTCAAACTGGGTAGCCTGGTGATGGAAGGCCGCGATATCGGTTCGGTGGTTTTCCCCGACACCCCTTACAAAATTTACATCGATGCCTCGGAGGAGGTTCGCTTGGCTCGCCGCTCCGCCGAAGGGCTTACCGATGTGGTGAGCAAGCGCGATGAGGAGGATAGCAAACGTAAAACCTCACCCTTAGTCGTGGCAGAAGGGGCAACGGTCATTGATAGTTCTGAAATGGATATTGATGAGGTTGTGGAAGCCGCTCTGGCGACGCTTCGCACACAGGGAATGAACGATTAA
- a CDS encoding Sec-independent protein translocase subunit TatA/TatB, giving the protein MGPLGYPEMVVIFLIILLLFGAKKLPQLARGLGKSMGEFKKAKEEFEHEITRGEDEVTTSSSKPKESTARSEESES; this is encoded by the coding sequence ATGGGACCTCTCGGATATCCAGAAATGGTGGTCATTTTCCTGATCATCCTCTTGCTCTTTGGAGCTAAAAAACTTCCTCAGCTCGCTCGCGGCTTAGGTAAGAGCATGGGCGAATTTAAAAAAGCCAAAGAAGAATTCGAACATGAGATCACCCGCGGCGAGGACGAAGTCACCACCTCGTCCAGCAAGCCCAAGGAAAGCACCGCCCGCTCCGAGGAATCCGAAAGCTAA
- a CDS encoding efflux RND transporter periplasmic adaptor subunit, translating into MKISSINSHRSAAGSVRTVVIIVVVLAILVLGLIGMVVLQKTGPTADKSSPPRAIPTVKIIVAEKGDHQLYVRTQGEVKASMSTQLSSQVMGRATMVSPKLKAGGSFAKNEVMIEIERADYVSALARAESALADAQLALQQEQARAEQSLRDWAKLGKGAAPDLVARKPQIVSAKARVTAAEADVVRATRDLERTTIRAPYRCRVDQAYVDFGATIAAGMRVADVYSTDVRELRVPVPLDELGYLNEGGLVGSPVDIEAEFAGETRTWSGEIIRSEGQVDRTAMMMYQVVEIAASDEQPLSDLPPPGLFVRASIKGREMKQIVEIPRTALNADHSVLLVDDQDQLQVVDVKVARTMQDTVLISSGISAGDRVIVSAIETPVTGMKLEIETVVNEEK; encoded by the coding sequence ATGAAAATCTCTTCAATCAACTCCCACCGCAGCGCTGCTGGCTCTGTCCGCACCGTGGTGATCATCGTCGTGGTCCTGGCCATCCTGGTTCTCGGGCTGATCGGCATGGTGGTCCTGCAGAAAACCGGACCCACCGCCGATAAAAGCTCTCCTCCACGTGCAATTCCCACGGTGAAAATCATCGTGGCTGAAAAAGGCGACCACCAACTCTACGTTCGCACCCAAGGTGAGGTGAAGGCGAGTATGTCCACCCAGTTATCGTCGCAGGTGATGGGGCGTGCCACCATGGTATCGCCGAAGCTGAAAGCCGGCGGGTCGTTTGCCAAGAATGAGGTGATGATCGAAATCGAACGGGCGGATTATGTCTCGGCTCTGGCCCGTGCGGAGTCCGCGCTGGCAGATGCCCAGTTAGCGCTCCAGCAGGAGCAGGCGAGAGCGGAACAATCACTGCGCGACTGGGCGAAACTCGGCAAAGGGGCCGCCCCCGACCTGGTGGCTCGGAAACCTCAAATCGTCAGTGCCAAAGCCCGGGTGACCGCGGCCGAAGCTGATGTTGTGCGTGCCACCCGCGATTTGGAACGCACCACCATCCGCGCCCCCTACCGCTGTCGGGTGGATCAGGCCTATGTCGACTTTGGCGCCACCATTGCTGCTGGCATGCGGGTTGCGGATGTTTATTCCACCGATGTGCGAGAGCTGCGGGTGCCTGTGCCACTGGACGAGCTGGGCTATCTCAATGAAGGAGGGCTGGTAGGCTCACCAGTCGACATCGAAGCCGAGTTCGCCGGGGAAACCAGGACCTGGAGCGGGGAAATTATTCGCAGCGAAGGGCAGGTGGATCGGACCGCGATGATGATGTATCAGGTGGTGGAGATTGCCGCTTCCGATGAGCAACCGCTCAGCGACTTACCCCCGCCCGGACTCTTTGTCAGGGCATCCATCAAGGGACGTGAGATGAAGCAGATTGTGGAAATTCCTCGCACCGCACTGAATGCCGACCACTCTGTCTTGCTGGTCGATGACCAGGATCAGTTGCAAGTGGTGGACGTGAAAGTCGCCCGCACGATGCAGGATACGGTGCTGATTTCCTCCGGAATTTCCGCAGGTGATCGGGTCATCGTCAGTGCCATCGAGACACCTGTCACAGGGATGAAGCTTGAGATCGAAACCGTAGTCAACGAGGAGAAGTAA
- a CDS encoding mechanosensitive ion channel, translated as MIQPLLLLAANDSFGDKFNQFMMNIRQGVDTLGPIGAIILAILVFVVGRIFARMLRGLIIKALGKTDLDDKLAKMIGHESGAAKGIANFVYYLILLYLAIFALGVAELDEISGPLQDMLGKFLNFIPNIVGAGVLLFFVLIVAKVVKNLAAGVLDGAKLDERLGSKPGEKPVSSALVTALYCFIVLMFIPSVLHFLNIDSVSEPVSGVVNSILGVVPNIIVACILVAVGILIGQIARRLVTNLLDAAGANTWPSKLGLDVPQEGSRSLSHVVGLIVMISVAVLLISAAINVLEISILSSASEGFVEGYFRILLAVIIFGVGLLLSKFAYTNLADKNITLAKAARIGILVLTTVVALNRANLAPELTGLPYEYAIYALATAFGIGGAIAIGLGGKDYVARWLERKG; from the coding sequence ATGATACAACCACTATTATTACTCGCTGCCAATGATTCCTTTGGTGACAAGTTCAACCAGTTCATGATGAATATTCGTCAGGGCGTTGATACACTTGGCCCAATTGGAGCCATTATTCTGGCCATTTTGGTCTTTGTCGTTGGGCGAATTTTCGCCCGTATGTTGCGCGGACTTATTATCAAGGCTCTCGGTAAAACCGATCTTGATGACAAGCTTGCCAAAATGATTGGTCACGAAAGTGGTGCCGCCAAAGGGATCGCCAATTTCGTTTACTACCTGATACTCCTCTACCTAGCCATCTTTGCGCTGGGTGTGGCTGAGCTCGATGAGATCAGCGGACCTCTCCAAGACATGCTTGGCAAGTTCTTGAACTTCATCCCTAACATTGTCGGTGCCGGAGTTCTGTTGTTCTTCGTTCTCATTGTCGCCAAGGTGGTTAAAAACCTCGCTGCCGGCGTGCTCGATGGTGCGAAACTCGACGAGCGTCTCGGCTCGAAGCCGGGAGAGAAGCCCGTTTCCAGCGCTTTGGTGACTGCTCTCTACTGCTTCATTGTGCTGATGTTCATCCCGTCAGTGTTGCATTTTTTGAACATTGATAGCGTTTCCGAACCCGTGAGTGGGGTGGTCAATAGCATTCTTGGCGTAGTGCCCAACATCATCGTGGCCTGCATCTTGGTGGCTGTTGGGATCCTGATCGGTCAGATTGCTCGTCGCTTGGTGACCAATCTACTCGATGCCGCTGGCGCAAATACTTGGCCGTCCAAGCTTGGTCTTGATGTGCCTCAAGAAGGTAGCCGTTCACTGAGCCACGTGGTGGGGTTGATCGTGATGATCAGCGTTGCCGTGCTACTGATCAGTGCTGCAATCAATGTTCTGGAAATCAGCATTCTCTCCAGCGCCTCGGAGGGCTTTGTCGAAGGATACTTCCGCATCCTTCTGGCCGTGATCATCTTCGGTGTGGGATTGTTGCTATCCAAGTTTGCCTACACGAATTTGGCCGATAAGAACATCACCCTCGCGAAGGCTGCCCGGATTGGTATCCTTGTGCTGACCACCGTAGTGGCTCTCAATCGTGCCAACCTGGCTCCTGAGCTAACCGGGCTGCCTTACGAGTATGCCATTTATGCTCTTGCCACGGCCTTTGGGATTGGTGGAGCCATTGCCATCGGCTTGGGCGGTAAAGATTACGTCGCACGCTGGCTTGAGCGTAAGGGTTAG
- a CDS encoding prephenate dehydrogenase/arogenate dehydrogenase family protein, with product MAVIARMKRMAVLGSGLLGGSIVLAAQKHRPGLSVCLWGRREAGVSEARERGIHEATTDLAEAVSGAYVIILASPVGAMLEILKAAAETTSLEGVIISDVGSVKLTPRDTLEDLVKEVGALYIGSHPMAGSEQAGVGAATEDLFQGAACVMTNDFNHPDSQVEALRSMWESLGCRCYLTSSEDHDRVMARVSHLPHILASVGSLVGLKNPDDGLFAGNGMRDTTRVASGHPGMWAEILQRNKAALKQPLEETISYLREMLAMLDDSSDERVIRFLQDAKTLRDGLGPRRQSSDD from the coding sequence GTGGCAGTGATTGCGCGCATGAAACGGATGGCAGTTCTTGGGAGCGGCTTGCTAGGTGGATCGATCGTCCTAGCGGCGCAAAAGCACCGACCCGGACTGAGCGTATGTCTCTGGGGACGGCGCGAAGCGGGTGTCAGCGAGGCGCGTGAACGGGGGATTCACGAAGCGACCACAGACTTGGCCGAAGCCGTGTCCGGAGCCTATGTTATCATTCTAGCCTCTCCGGTGGGGGCGATGTTGGAAATCCTCAAAGCGGCTGCTGAAACCACCTCATTGGAAGGCGTGATTATCAGCGACGTGGGCAGCGTGAAGCTGACTCCTCGCGATACTCTCGAAGACCTGGTCAAGGAGGTGGGGGCTCTTTATATCGGTAGCCATCCGATGGCTGGTTCCGAGCAGGCAGGAGTAGGCGCTGCGACAGAAGATTTATTTCAAGGCGCCGCCTGCGTCATGACCAACGATTTCAACCATCCTGACAGTCAGGTGGAGGCACTGCGATCGATGTGGGAAAGCCTCGGCTGCCGTTGTTACCTGACATCCTCCGAAGACCACGATCGTGTCATGGCGCGAGTCAGTCACCTGCCGCACATTCTGGCCTCCGTGGGTAGTCTGGTAGGATTGAAAAACCCAGACGACGGACTGTTTGCCGGGAATGGTATGCGCGACACCACACGGGTGGCATCCGGGCATCCCGGGATGTGGGCTGAAATTTTACAACGCAACAAGGCGGCTCTCAAGCAACCGCTGGAAGAGACCATCAGCTACTTGCGCGAAATGCTTGCTATGCTCGATGATTCAAGCGATGAACGGGTCATCCGATTTTTGCAGGACGCCAAGACACTGCGCGATGGCCTGGGGCCTCGCCGCCAATCGTCCGACGACTAA
- a CDS encoding endonuclease/exonuclease/phosphatase family protein yields MLQPPISIKSASMIFGAFFCLLLSCCGEEKSTASTEDWNNQTETAPSSSQMVSTEEPDQPDSSAITESEPSGNVRFLAYNLRNYLTMIRYIDGKANRRGKPEEEISAVLKVIVNGKPDILGLCEIGSKKDLSDLQQRLAKLGLDLPHAHLVQGADTVRSLAILSKYPIVATAKPKVDSYTLSGNPFQISRGVLDASIHLPNKTVRFIGAHLKSKRPIKEADEEMMRRNEAAIVRKHIDTILTDDPKAMLMVYGDLNDTKRTKSVYTIKGRANSRKRLEMIELADSRGELWTHHWKREDIYSRIDFCMSSLALTPFIDQENSKILDPADWETGSDHRALLVIIK; encoded by the coding sequence ATGCTCCAACCCCCAATTTCAATCAAAAGCGCCTCGATGATCTTCGGGGCCTTTTTTTGCCTCCTTCTCTCGTGCTGTGGAGAGGAAAAATCCACCGCTTCCACGGAAGACTGGAACAATCAGACTGAAACCGCTCCGAGCTCAAGCCAGATGGTGAGCACGGAGGAACCAGACCAGCCAGATTCAAGCGCCATCACAGAATCGGAACCCAGCGGCAATGTCCGTTTCCTCGCTTACAACCTGCGAAACTACCTCACCATGATCCGTTACATCGACGGCAAGGCGAACAGACGAGGAAAGCCGGAAGAGGAAATTTCCGCCGTACTGAAGGTCATCGTCAACGGCAAGCCGGATATCTTGGGGCTCTGCGAAATTGGCAGTAAGAAAGACCTTAGCGATCTGCAACAGCGCTTGGCCAAGCTAGGCCTCGACCTCCCTCATGCTCACCTCGTACAGGGAGCCGATACCGTCCGCTCACTGGCCATCCTTTCAAAATACCCGATCGTTGCCACCGCCAAACCAAAAGTCGATAGCTACACCCTCTCCGGCAACCCATTTCAGATCAGCCGAGGCGTGCTTGATGCCAGCATCCACCTGCCAAACAAAACCGTCCGTTTCATCGGAGCCCATCTAAAATCGAAACGCCCCATCAAGGAGGCCGATGAGGAGATGATGCGCCGTAACGAAGCAGCTATTGTGCGCAAACACATCGATACCATACTGACAGACGACCCCAAGGCCATGCTGATGGTTTACGGTGATCTCAACGACACCAAACGGACCAAATCCGTTTACACGATCAAGGGCCGTGCCAATAGCCGCAAGCGCCTAGAAATGATCGAGCTTGCCGACTCCCGAGGCGAGCTCTGGACCCATCACTGGAAACGCGAGGACATTTACTCGCGCATCGATTTCTGCATGAGCAGCTTAGCCCTCACCCCCTTCATTGATCAGGAAAACAGCAAGATCCTAGACCCTGCCGATTGGGAAACTGGCAGCGATCACCGAGCGCTTCTAGTGATCATCAAGTGA
- a CDS encoding TetR/AcrR family transcriptional regulator, which produces MPAEKVTTKEKILNATEHLLAERGFDAVSLRDITNRAEVNVAAVNYHFGSKEKLFEAVQCQCMNPINEQRIQLLESLTAGGQVAGIRDILDAFMRPFLTMTIQSELKEQVFYKLMGRCLSDQHQDIPDAALPLLDKMVADFSRAISAALPHLPVDQQLWRLHYSFGVMIHTLMYADTVQKLTKGACGEPDMEQQLEWMIDFCHAGFLNKEEMTS; this is translated from the coding sequence ATGCCTGCTGAAAAAGTCACCACGAAAGAGAAGATCCTGAATGCGACTGAGCACCTGCTGGCTGAGCGTGGCTTTGATGCTGTTTCTTTGCGCGACATCACCAATAGGGCGGAGGTCAACGTGGCGGCGGTGAATTACCACTTCGGTAGTAAGGAAAAATTATTCGAAGCCGTGCAGTGCCAATGCATGAACCCTATCAATGAACAGCGTATCCAATTGTTGGAAAGCTTGACGGCCGGTGGGCAAGTCGCTGGTATTCGCGATATCTTGGATGCCTTTATGAGACCTTTCCTCACAATGACGATTCAGAGCGAGCTGAAAGAGCAGGTTTTTTACAAACTCATGGGGCGCTGCTTAAGCGATCAGCATCAGGATATTCCCGATGCGGCGTTGCCTTTGTTGGACAAAATGGTGGCTGATTTCAGTCGAGCCATCAGCGCCGCGCTGCCACATCTCCCCGTGGATCAGCAATTGTGGCGGCTGCATTATAGCTTTGGAGTCATGATTCACACCTTGATGTATGCCGATACCGTGCAAAAGCTCACCAAAGGTGCTTGCGGTGAACCGGACATGGAGCAACAACTCGAGTGGATGATCGATTTTTGCCATGCAGGATTCCTCAACAAGGAGGAGATGACTTCATGA
- the aroA gene encoding 3-phosphoshikimate 1-carboxyvinyltransferase, with the protein MSSIKVKPIKDLWAEFEVPGDKSISHRAAILAGLSNGPCQIDNYLPSEDCICTLNAMSNLGVDYEVLEAMEGFGPTSLIIRGKKMDLSKPEEEVDCGNSGTGMRLLAGLLAAQPFESVLTGDASLCSRPMGRIMKPLAEMGASIEALGEKPGCAPLRITGGKLKEMTYEMPVASAQVKSAILLAGLFTEGKTTVVQPSETRDHTERMLAYFQVRSVRDGNHISVYGGQMPESRDFRIPGDISSAAFWIVAAACLPGAHLLIKNVGLNPTRTALLDVLIRMGAQIKDVVLSEEYGEPYGNIEITGKSLHGTEIKPEEVPNLIDEVPILAVAGALAQGKMSIRNAKELRVKESDRISTVADNLRAMGAEVEEYEDGMEISGGKPLHGQVLDSFGDHRIAMAFAIAGLHAKGETEITNTDCINTSYPGFSKHLEAIKAGKSPK; encoded by the coding sequence ATGTCATCCATCAAGGTAAAGCCGATCAAAGATCTTTGGGCCGAATTCGAAGTCCCCGGAGATAAAAGCATCTCTCACCGTGCCGCGATTCTGGCAGGCCTGTCTAACGGCCCTTGCCAGATCGACAACTATCTTCCCAGTGAAGACTGCATCTGCACCCTCAATGCCATGTCAAATCTGGGGGTGGATTATGAAGTGTTGGAAGCAATGGAGGGCTTTGGCCCTACTTCCTTGATCATCCGAGGGAAGAAGATGGATCTCAGCAAGCCTGAGGAAGAAGTCGATTGCGGCAACTCCGGCACCGGCATGCGTCTGCTCGCCGGTCTGCTGGCTGCTCAGCCATTTGAGTCGGTTCTCACCGGAGACGCCTCGCTTTGTTCTCGCCCCATGGGGCGGATCATGAAGCCGCTGGCTGAAATGGGGGCAAGCATTGAAGCGCTCGGCGAGAAGCCTGGCTGCGCACCACTCCGTATCACCGGAGGCAAGCTCAAGGAGATGACTTACGAGATGCCGGTCGCCAGTGCTCAGGTTAAAAGTGCCATTCTGCTTGCCGGTTTGTTTACCGAAGGGAAAACCACGGTGGTGCAGCCCTCGGAAACACGCGACCACACCGAGCGGATGCTGGCGTATTTCCAAGTGCGTTCGGTGCGCGATGGTAATCACATCTCCGTTTACGGCGGGCAGATGCCGGAATCTCGCGATTTCCGCATTCCCGGCGATATTTCATCCGCTGCTTTCTGGATTGTCGCTGCCGCCTGTCTGCCCGGTGCCCATTTGTTGATTAAAAATGTGGGCTTGAACCCCACGCGCACCGCGCTGCTGGACGTGCTGATCCGCATGGGAGCGCAGATCAAAGACGTCGTCCTCTCTGAAGAATACGGTGAGCCTTACGGCAACATCGAGATCACCGGAAAATCTCTGCATGGCACGGAAATCAAACCTGAAGAAGTGCCAAATCTCATCGATGAGGTGCCCATCCTCGCCGTTGCCGGTGCGCTGGCCCAAGGCAAGATGAGCATCCGCAATGCCAAGGAACTGCGGGTCAAGGAAAGCGACCGCATTTCCACCGTTGCCGACAACCTTCGTGCCATGGGTGCCGAGGTGGAGGAATACGAGGATGGAATGGAAATTTCAGGTGGAAAACCACTTCACGGACAGGTTCTGGATAGCTTTGGCGATCACCGGATTGCCATGGCCTTCGCCATCGCGGGTCTTCACGCCAAGGGCGAAACAGAGATCACCAACACCGATTGCATCAACACCTCATACCCTGGTTTCTCCAAACATCTCGAGGCCATCAAGGCTGGGAAATCTCCCAAGTAA